One genomic region from Candidatus Bathyanammoxibius amoris encodes:
- a CDS encoding TMCO4 family protein yields the protein MPGREKLLSLETPEKVEDENYYSCAIAAGTLLLAEELTRLEHKKSREQKKHRVLALKRSLLREAFPKFTAGLSLEGDAGKLLSDSRLGDKATEYIIDLAFTNPFAPYELKFKNKHFTSALGNVAALVRLSVEDVKRIRHTQRKALKAYRHVHWKKIMAYGLSRLAVIGVAGFLFAPLLVGAVGTAAGLTGVAATTQGLVTLGGGSLALAGVRLAGGLWLVRATGGFFGRDRHGTAFTAWPKERKG from the coding sequence TTGCCAGGTCGAGAAAAGCTCCTCTCGTTGGAAACACCCGAAAAGGTCGAAGACGAGAATTACTATTCTTGTGCCATCGCAGCAGGAACCTTGCTGCTGGCCGAGGAGCTTACGCGCCTCGAACATAAAAAGAGCAGAGAACAAAAAAAGCACAGGGTGCTCGCCCTCAAGCGTTCACTGCTGAGAGAGGCATTCCCAAAATTTACGGCCGGGCTGTCCCTTGAGGGTGATGCCGGCAAGTTACTTTCCGACAGTCGGCTGGGAGATAAGGCTACCGAATACATTATTGACCTTGCCTTCACAAACCCCTTTGCGCCCTATGAGCTCAAGTTCAAGAATAAGCATTTTACAAGCGCTTTGGGGAACGTCGCCGCTTTAGTGCGGTTGAGCGTTGAAGACGTGAAACGCATAAGGCACACCCAGCGGAAAGCGCTCAAGGCGTATCGTCACGTCCACTGGAAAAAGATTATGGCTTACGGTCTCAGCCGTCTCGCCGTTATAGGTGTAGCAGGATTCCTTTTCGCGCCGCTCTTAGTCGGGGCTGTTGGAACTGCGGCCGGTCTTACCGGGGTGGCTGCGACAACCCAAGGCCTGGTCACCCTCGGAGGAGGCAGCCTTGCCCTGGCAGGAGTGCGCCTGGCCGGCGGTCTGTGGTTAGTGCGCGCTACCGGCGGTTTTTTTGGGCGCGACCGGCACGGAACTGCTTTTACAGCTTGGCCCAAAGAACGCAAGGGTTGA